GGCAGAGatgaaggcggcggcggcggccggagaCGGGTGGAGGGTTCCAGTGTCTGACGGggcaggtgggggtgggggggttataTTGCACAGGGGTTGCTGAGGTCCTCGAACACGGTCGGCTCTTCGATCCCTCGTGCAAACAGCTTGATCAACTGGCAGTGcactctgggaaaaaaaaataaaagatgaagaGAGTGTTTTCTAGACGGTTCGTTTCACTGGACGGCGTGCAGAGTGACGGTACCTGACGTCGATGGCCGTGTGGGTCAGGATCTCCCCGTCGCAGTTCCAGCTGCTGTAGGCGGGCGCGCAGCCACAAGCCGGGTGGTCGGTGCAGATCTGGCTGAAGATCTGACCCTTGTTGTTCTCCcgcaggtccagctccaggtccgaGTCGCTCTGGCAGTGGCGCGGCGTGAAGCGGAAGCGGCGGACGCGGTGGACCTCCACGAAGGTGAGGTCGAACTGAGAggtggggagaggagggggtcaTTTCTGGAGCGTGGCGCCCAGCGGCCCCGCAGACGGCCGGACGGCGGTACCTGGTCGTCCTTGCTGGTGTGTCGGAGGAGGTGTCGCAGGAAGTTGAAGCGGGAACACTTCCGGACCAGGATGAGGTCGGTGGTGCCGTCGGCCAGGTGGGCGGCGGGAGAAAGGCCTTTCGGGCTGCGGGGACAAGCACAGCTCATACTGGCAGCGTTGATGGCGAGGAACTTCCCTCGGATCGTCCTCCACTCGCCGTcactctctgaaacaaaaatccCAGTTAGcaagtggaaacagaaaagtgtgtgttttggaggtcTGTTTACGTGGCGTGttaactacatcgttttgaacagaaacggacatcgttttcacaaagttgtaGCATAAAtacaaaacctttctgaaatgaaaacctaAAAATGACGCGATTTCATTGAAAGCATCGTGTAAATGAGAAAATGTTCTCATACCAAAACTAAAACGATGGGTTTTCACCAGAAACGTCGCCGTGCACACGAGGCCTCAGGCTGTTCTTGACAGTGCAAAAGTTCTCCTGACTTTAATGAAGACTCTCAGATCATCAACAAATCAGGAAAGAAATCGCCAAGGCTGATTCCATGAACACTCAAAGACAGCTCAATGCAAATTAATGCATTTACCTATTATAATCTTTTAACGtggtgtccctcagggctcTATTTAAAGACCACACAGGTTTTTTCTCTCCAATAATGGGACACAGGAATGAGACCAGAACACATCCAGTCTCAATACAAACTGAGCTCAGGACGAGCGTCTGTCGGACTCACCATCGTCCGACTGCTTCTCCGTCTCGTACCTCTCAGCCTTCTCTGAGAGCAGCTGCCCGTTGTGCTGACAAACCACACAGCTGCGAAAGTACAAGGACACAAAGATTACTGGAAAAAtcacaaaagagagaaaagataTTGTCTCCAAGTACATTTAGAGGCTTAGAATAAGTTTACTGGTGGTAATGGACGTGGACAGGTTGAGAAAATGAACGTAGAAAACATCCTGCAGCGCTACCCGTTAGCTAGAGCTAGCCTTTCCCATTTCTCTCACCCAGATCGACACCTGGCGCCGTCTCGCGGCGTTCCCAGGATGCCTCTGGCGGGCAGGTAGGAGACGGTTCCCTCGTAGTAATGATGAGTGAGGAACATCTTCAGACCTGCAACGTCAAGCAAGTTAACGGCGGGTCCCGGAGAGGCGGCGGGGCGGAGGACCGAACTCAGACCTGACAGGTCGTATCGGGCCGGGCCCATCCACCGCTTCCTCTCACTGTCGGTCAGCACGTCGCCGTAGAAACCGTATCCCAGCAGCGAGACGGAGTAGCGCAGGAAGGTGTTGTTGTGGTGGATGGAGCACACGTCCATGGCCTGGGAGTCtcctgcacacgcacacgcgcacacgcacgcgcaaacacacgcgcgcacgcacacacacacacacgcacacacgcacacacacactatgacTTTACTCACTTATAACCAAATacatattaaagaaaaaatgactAAAGAAAAACCaatgaaaatattaataataactAATAACTAAACCAAATATCGTCTCGATGAGGCCGGGTCACTGAAAAGAGGCACaataacctttacatttaaactttaaagttttactCTGTTGCTTGCAAAAAGGAtacgtgattaaaaaaaatctctatattttcacaaagccaaagccacagaaaaatatcacaatatcaacataaagccaacattaatgaaaccctctggtccaaaatacagtgaaacgtcCAGAAAACCGCTGCATTATGGGAGTTTTTACAaacacaccctgacagcactgctttgaggctaacgctagctagaTATAGCTGTGTATAGATGTGGTGTTTTCAGAGAATCTGGGCGCCGCTGAGGGTGGAAATCTGCTGAAAATAatccatgttttctttgaaatcttgACCATTCACTTGGTGGCTTGTTGGGATACACTGGAGCTCCtacaggccggttttggcccacgggcctcatgtttgacactcaTACTGTAAACTATAGGAAAGCAGTTCTGAGAGCTGAAAGCAGGTTTCTGTGGCCGCCTGACCTCCGGATCATGAGTCGTCAGGAGCGCCGCAGTGCGACTGACCTACGATGATGTGCAGGGCAGAGGTCACGGGGTCGTTGGTGCCCACCGTGGCGAAGCAGATGCAGTCCGTCGACCCTGGGAGGAGAACATTACGTCATGTTTACGGctttagaaagaaaagcagcacaacaccgcAGGTTCATGGAAGAGGGCCGACCTGCCGGGATGATCCCGACGCGCAGCGAGCAGGGCGACAGCGTCTCGTCGGGGCAGCCGGGATCCACGCTGCCGTCCACCTGCGTCCGCCAGATCAGGCCGTGGATGATCTCGCTGAACATGCCGTCGCCTCCGACACACACCACGCtgagaggggtcagaggtcagacattCGTTCATTCAGGCTTCCTGTCACGGACGCCTCCGTCTGTCCGTTCTCACCCGTCAAACTGCTTCAGCTCCGCCTCCGTCCTCAGGTGGTCCCTGGCGTGGTTGGCGTACTCCGTCACTGcggaaacagacacacactttggTGACGGGTGTGCTCCGCGAGgcgggggacggggacaggaagtgaggacgCACCGATGACGTGCGTGGAGACGCCGGCGCGGGCGAACAGCGGCGCCACCTTCTGCTCGTAGATCCGCTTGCCCTGCTTCTTCCCGCCGTACGGGTTGATGTAGACCAGGAGGCGTCTGGGTCTGCTGGCTGTCGgcgcgaacacacacacactcacacgtcacacacacacacacacgcttcaggACCAAGCGGCTCGGCGACAGAGGCGGAGTCTCACCGTTAGCGGCGAGCAGCTCTCGGATGCCGGCGACCCAGCGCTGACACGACGCCTCGGTGGGGCAGGTGAAGGTGACCTGGGCACACCGCCAGCGGTGCTGCCGACCCCGCTCCACGTAcgacactggacacacacacacacacacacgccgggaCACACACTTCAGCAAGAAGACACACCGGAGCTTCTGTTTCAGAAGAGCTACACAGCTGACAggctgagcagtgtgtgtgtctccagcagtgtgtgtgtctccagcagtgtgtgtgtctccagcagtgtgtgtgtctccagcagtgtgtgtgtccagcagtgtgtgtgtctccagcagtgtgtgtgtctccagcagtgtgtgtgtctccagcagtgtgtgtgtctccagcagtgtgtgtgtccagcagtgtgtgtgtctccagcagTGTGTACCTGTGAAGGCCTGCCTGCAGtccggcccctccccctccccctccccctcctggaTTTTCCTCCAGCTGCCATCGTCCCGGCGCCGGCCGccgctcttctcctcctcctcctcgcggACGGAGATGATCTCTGCCACCGACACGGCGTGGCTCACACCTGGACAGACGGACGACAGGTTGCTGGACGCgtttctctctgcaggaagTGAAGACGCCGCCGGCTGTCTGCGGCCAGCGGACGCCACTTTACTgaagtgaaacagaaacatgttgGAATGGAGCAGCTCTAAAAACTCTGATGGTCGGAGCTGAACGGAGGCCTCTGACGCTCCCATCAACCCCGGGAGTGAAGCCACGctgtcgtttccatggaaaccaccAGCGCTCATCCCCTCTGACGTCATTCGCAGTGATACCTGCGTTCCACTGGAGAAAGCAGGTCTGGGAAACATCATCACAGCAGCGAACCACAGACTGGAAACTACAGACTACAGCCGCTACGCTACAacagcacacactgaaccaggAAGTACAGGGCCGCATGTTTCTGCGGGCGCCGATGTTGATGGACTCGGCACCATGAAAACTACACTGTTTATtccaaaaaaatcacattttggaaataaaaccGGCGCTCCAGTTTGACCATCAAACGCAGAAACATGTAGCGAAGTGCAGCAGCGCTACGACTACGCCTCCGGCCCGGCAGGAGGAGGCCCACTGCATTGTGGGAGCTACGTCTCCTACCTGAGTCCGCGTGGCGACGGAGCGAAGGGACGCAAAATCCTGCAGAAGAACCACACAGTTACCAACCAAAGATGCTCCTGCTGGTTTAATAAACCTGATTCAGGGAAGTTGTTTCAGTGATTCACATTCTGGCGAGAAGAACTCAGTGTTTTATATGTCATTATTTCATACGAACTAACAGGACGCTACTGTGTTGAAACTGGAAAAGCACCGTGATTTGAGACGACAAACCCCAAACATAGTGACGCCTAAACAGCAACATTCATGAGAACTGTCGCACACTTAACCAGTATAATaaagtccaaacacacagagggacgGAGGATTGAAGTGAAAACGGCTCTCAGCAGGAGCTGGAAACAAgaacacacattaaaaattcacagctgaaacacaatcacaacacacagcttcagccgcagcagcagtctgaagtCTGAAGCTTTATATCAGCTGCTTTCAATATTCAAATCAAGACATTTCCATCCATCGCATGCAGCTCAGGACAGTTTGTCTCCTCCCTAAAACACGGAATCCAGCATGCTGCCACAGAAGGATGGTTGGTTCTCTtctgctggagagagaaaatTCAATATTCTTGGTTCTAACGTCTTTTATGCTGTCAGGTCACTGTACCTGACTGAATGCAAAAGATCTCAGCTTACAGTTTGTCCTACTTCCCCACCCTCACCTCGGGTGGTGGAAATGGATGAGGACTAAAGGcgtcacaaaaataaaataaaattatctGTAAACTCCACTACATTTAAAGCAAAGATCTGTCACAGGCATGATCTGTGGGCTGATTTTTCTCTTCTATGCAGAGCTGTTCCCTTTTTGTGACGTTTCAACAGAGACGGAGAAAACCACAGGCCGTTATTTTTAGTGAAAAACCTAAAAATACCAGGATGACTCCCTGATGCGTTCCCCCGGACTGACATCTTCATGGGATGCCGTGTGAACGTAACGTGAACCGGTCATGAATCCGAATTCTGAACTTTCATCATGAAcatatttaattattttggaCATATTTCTGAGTGCTTTTACATAAAAGTGTGTTTCTTGTCAGGTGTGTGGTTCAGACGGCCCAGTCTGAGGACTGGACACTGTCCTCTGTCTTCAACTGTATCAAGATCTTAATCACGACGTTACTTTACTTTAATTATGTAACTAAATACTACAGCCAGGTGCCGCTTTGGGCCCGCGGGCCGTCTGTTTGACACCACTGCAGTGCTTGCTATTGTTCCCGACCTCCATGCATTTGGGTGACTGGATGATGTTATGtaagagtgtgagtgtgtgtgtgtgtgtgtgtgtgtgtgtgtgtgtgtgtgtgtgtgtgtgtgtgtgtgtgtgttctttgtttATCAGGCAGGATGTAGCGGTGCTCTGAAGGCCACGCACACAGCGCGCAGTCTGCGGGAGTCTTACTGGGTCTGAACGGGTGGTACACCGGGCTGGAGGCCCGTCGCTTCCAGGTGAGCAGGGACCGGCACAGGCTCACATCGTACGCGGCGTTTCTGACGCGGAGctcggacagcagcagcagcctggccGGCCTCTCCATCTGCGCCCGTGCGTCCTTCAGCCGGCTGAGAGCGCAGCAGCAGTCCGGACACGGTTACCTCCGCCCGGGCATGTTCTCTGTGAGCGTCGACATCCGGAGGTAACGGCGTGTTAATGCGCTCCGGCAGCGGGGGACGAGCGACCGACTAGCGGATTCCTTCTCGggatgttttcctctgacagatAGCGGTTCTCTCCGGATGTGGGAGGGGCttcgtggtgcgttcaggtgcaaCTCGTCAGCTCGAATTAGTCATAGAACTCAGAGACGCTCTTGCTGCTTGTTTGACTTTAACAATTTCTTCATGGAAAAGAATGACCAATTTATTTTATGTCAatcttttaaatcttttaaaaaatctaataaaagtaaatatttttattatttttagaattacttttccttttcacatacattattattatttcgattattatttttaatcaattgcaAAATTCATTAAATGTGGATCAAATGTAAACCTGTATATACATATTTCAACTGAAATGCCTCACTCTATGGGAATTCAGCAAACGAACTCTTTTAGTTGTCATAATTCCAACTTTACAAACTGTACTGGAACGCACTGGAATCTGTTGCGTGTGTCGTCATCACGTCGTGCAACTGAAGTCAATGAAGACGTAGGAACGTCAGTCGAGCACGTGGATTAATAGTGATTGATAAGATGCTCTTTTTGTATGGAACTATAAGACTGTATTTTAATAAGTCAGCTATGAAATCGTATGAAAACTTAGGGCTCAACTTTTTGGATTTTGCCTACTTTTAATCAATATATCCCAGtggaataatattttttttttaaaaatcccacTTTCGTTTGGAATGTCCTCTccataaataaactgaactggCATTGACTTTTCCCCCCTGATGTCTAGTTATGACAGTGATATAGCCTTTGTTCAAATGTCTGCCTTTTTATCACCAGGCGTTTCTTTCATCTTTCATCTATTTATCTAATCTACACTCAATGACCTTTCCAGGGTGTAACCCgcctccagccaatcagagtgaaAGTCAGCTTTGTTGTCAATTCTGATTTACTTAAAAAACACAGAGTAGAATCCAAATTCATTCACTCTTGCGATGGTGTAGCTAGATATAGACAGACTGTATATCACCTTGAATAAAGAACAGAGAATAAAGACAACATACTTCATCCcaaaaagaattaaaataataaagacaGAATGTAGGCAAGATAAAAGGGCACTATATTTAAATTACAAaccaaaaaagagaaatgtgcAATATCTAATACAACATGCCACTGcaaaatgtgcaatatataaCAGGAAAGACACTGAAATGTGTCATAAACCTCTGAAATTAGCAGTATATAATACAATAATCCATTGCAATATGCAATTTACTCGATG
Above is a window of Salarias fasciatus chromosome 7, fSalaFa1.1, whole genome shotgun sequence DNA encoding:
- the LOC115392318 gene encoding ceramide kinase-like gives rise to the protein MERPARLLLLSELRVRNAAYDVSLCRSLLTWKRRASSPVYHPFRPSVSHAVSVAEIISVREEEEEKSGGRRRDDGSWRKIQEGEGEGEGPDCRQAFTVSYVERGRQHRWRCAQVTFTCPTEASCQRWVAGIRELLAANASRPRRLLVYINPYGGKKQGKRIYEQKVAPLFARAGVSTHVIVTEYANHARDHLRTEAELKQFDGVVCVGGDGMFSEIIHGLIWRTQVDGSVDPGCPDETLSPCSLRVGIIPAGSTDCICFATVGTNDPVTSALHIIVGDSQAMDVCSIHHNNTFLRYSVSLLGYGFYGDVLTDSERKRWMGPARYDLSGLKMFLTHHYYEGTVSYLPARGILGTPRDGARCRSGCVVCQHNGQLLSEKAERYETEKQSDDESDGEWRTIRGKFLAINAASMSCACPRSPKGLSPAAHLADGTTDLILVRKCSRFNFLRHLLRHTSKDDQFDLTFVEVHRVRRFRFTPRHCQSDSDLELDLRENNKGQIFSQICTDHPACGCAPAYSSWNCDGEILTHTAIDVRVHCQLIKLFARGIEEPTVFEDLSNPCAI